The Stenotrophomonas maltophilia genome includes a region encoding these proteins:
- a CDS encoding BrxE family protein, translated as MKESYLSTLLQMRLLVGFLGERAQCAWWPTAFYEASSKLFLEPVFSKTSRLAQYHGVLEAARRLHDEHLSVGSYHLFRLPEEIEQDLHATVQSSVGEELTSQAPQSIEAALDALKRLAATGGTSSVGPTAVGGIKDLDSTDTLKTIAAAYLSAFTQNTKTYPYLVG; from the coding sequence ATGAAGGAATCCTACCTGTCTACCTTGCTGCAAATGAGGCTCCTTGTGGGCTTCCTCGGCGAGCGTGCTCAGTGCGCCTGGTGGCCCACGGCGTTCTATGAGGCATCAAGCAAGCTCTTCCTGGAACCCGTCTTCTCGAAAACGTCTCGCCTTGCTCAGTACCACGGTGTGCTGGAAGCAGCCCGACGATTGCACGACGAGCATCTGAGCGTGGGTAGCTACCACCTGTTCCGGTTGCCTGAGGAGATCGAGCAAGACCTGCACGCGACTGTGCAAAGCAGCGTGGGAGAAGAACTCACCAGCCAGGCGCCGCAAAGCATAGAGGCTGCGCTGGATGCGTTGAAGCGATTGGCTGCCACGGGTGGCACGTCCAGCGTTGGTCCAACGGCGGTCGGGGGCATCAAGGATCTCGATTCCACTGACACCCTGAAGACTATCGCTGCGGCCTATCTATCGGCGTTCACGCAGAACACCAAAACTTATCCGTATCTGGTGGGGTGA
- a CDS encoding WYL domain-containing protein, which yields MPKDQLAELTQPQRDRLAFIELRVRFVGEIRRQDLVARFGIQSAAATRDLALYKELSPGNIDYDPKGKAYVLGPDFRSIFDFPPERVLSWLTQGFGDGEPMRLKAWVASESPSRLTHPDLDVLASVTRAIHQGCPLRVEYYSISSGCTERQVVPFALIDNGLRWHVRAFDRKSQEFRDFVITRIKNPVVLKGQPVAAHEMSDQDIQWTRIVELELVPHPDQPRPEITEMDYGMRDGVLRMKLRAATAGYILRKWSVDCSPDHSLRGHEYRLWLRDHLAIYGVRNAVLAPGYATPEGSGAGAAND from the coding sequence ATGCCCAAAGACCAACTAGCAGAACTGACCCAGCCTCAGCGCGACCGGCTCGCGTTCATTGAGCTGCGTGTGCGCTTCGTGGGGGAGATCCGTCGGCAGGACTTGGTCGCCCGGTTTGGCATCCAATCCGCAGCGGCAACCCGGGATTTGGCGCTCTATAAGGAGTTGTCTCCGGGCAACATCGACTACGACCCCAAAGGCAAGGCCTACGTCCTGGGGCCGGACTTTCGCTCCATCTTCGACTTTCCTCCTGAGCGTGTGCTGTCATGGCTGACGCAGGGCTTTGGAGACGGCGAGCCGATGCGGCTCAAGGCGTGGGTGGCCAGCGAAAGCCCGTCAAGGCTTACGCACCCCGATCTGGATGTGCTGGCCAGCGTGACCCGTGCGATCCATCAGGGGTGTCCGCTCCGTGTTGAGTACTACTCGATATCTAGCGGCTGTACTGAGCGGCAAGTCGTCCCCTTTGCGTTGATCGACAACGGTCTGCGCTGGCATGTTCGCGCCTTCGACCGGAAGTCTCAGGAGTTCCGGGATTTCGTCATTACCCGGATCAAGAACCCTGTCGTGCTCAAGGGGCAGCCAGTTGCAGCCCATGAGATGAGCGATCAAGACATTCAGTGGACGCGGATCGTCGAACTGGAGTTGGTGCCGCACCCGGATCAGCCCCGGCCGGAGATCACCGAAATGGATTACGGCATGCGCGACGGCGTGCTGCGGATGAAGCTGCGCGCCGCCACGGCTGGATACATCCTGCGCAAATGGAGTGTCGACTGCTCTCCTGACCACAGCCTGCGCGGGCATGAGTACCGGCTTTGGCTGAGAGACCACCTTGCCATCTACGGTGTGCGCAATGCTGTTCTGGCCCCGGGATATGCAACACCTGAAGGCTCTGGCGCAGGAGCTGCAAATGACTGA